A region of Trypanosoma brucei brucei TREU927 chromosome 1, complete sequence DNA encodes the following proteins:
- a CDS encoding hypothetical protein, unlikely (unlikely gene predicted by glimmer), with translation MFRCSAAGECAADKGENFCVCTCFDLSRLNFLVTHSDCLCSGRRDVFFFFLQQSLGWLGPITHFRCPSFLFLVLVGWFIHMHATC, from the coding sequence atgtttcgaTGCTCGGCGGCGGGGGAATGTGCAGCagacaaaggggaaaatttctgtgtgtgtacatGCTTCGATTTGAGCAGACTGAATTTTCTCGTGACGCATTCTGATTGTCTCTGTAGTGGAAGAAgggacgttttttttttttttttacaacagTCCCTTGGTTGGTTAGGCCCCATCACCCATTTTAGgtgtccttcttttctctttcttgtaCTTGTGGGTTGGTTTATTCACATGCATGCAACCTGTTGA
- a CDS encoding hypothetical protein, unlikely (unlikely gene predicted by glimmer) — MFMFHLPSFLVGVCFSLYVFVPRKRGAAFFFSAAHRGVREERIRGNRTVW, encoded by the coding sequence ATGTTCATGTTTCAtttaccttcttttctcGTTGGCGTTTGCTTCTCTTTGTATGTTTTCGTTCCGAGGAAGCGGGGagctgcgttttttttttcagctgCTCACCGTGGTGTCCGTGAAGAGCGGATAAGGGGAAATCGAACCGTGTGGTGA
- a CDS encoding hypothetical protein, unlikely (GPI-Anchor Signal predicted for Tb927.1.3930 by DGPI v2.04, no cleavage site predicted), whose translation MNRLFGSVAACSYCYCYLFVILIASLPVRLSSAWLGSPPKQQNARGRGFSTFFFSWRIFLLCLPRECCLPHHISLLPTA comes from the coding sequence ATGAACCGCCTCTTCGGCTCGGTTGCTGCCTGCTCCTATTGCTACTGctatttatttgttattcTTATTGCGTCTCTTCCTGTCCGTTTGAGCAGTGCATGGTTAGGTTCCCCGCCCAAACAGCAGAATGCAAGAGGGCGAGGCTTcagcactttttttttttcgtggaggatatttcttttgtgtctTCCCCGTGAATGCTGTCTCCCCCACCACATTTCTCTTTTGCCCACTGCTTAA